ACTTATAATGACTGAACCGTCAGGTTTACCTACAAGGCCTGTTAATCGAATGGCATCACCTTGAGTCATTTCGGCATAGGCCGCAATCGGCACTTGGCAACCGCCTTCAAGCGTATGTAAAAAAGCCCTTTCGGCTGCCACGGTTTTCATTGTCGGTTCATCGTTTAACTTAGTGAGGATATCAATCATTTTGTTATCGTTTTCCCTACATTGAATCGCAAGTGCGCCTTGACCAACAGCAGGTAAACAAGTGTCGACAGGGAGATATTCTGTAATGATTTCATTCGACCAGCCCATTCGCTCAAGTCCTGCAACAGCTAAAATTATGGCGTCATAGTTTTCTTCATCCAGCTTCCTGAGGCGTGTCTCTATATTTCCCCTAATCCATTTTATCTCTAAATCAGGGCGCTTTGCCAAAATTTGCGCGGATCTTCTTAAGCTGCTCGTTCCAACAATCGCCCCGCTTGGCATCGAATCGAGTGAATCATACTTTTTTGAAATGAACGCATCGCGGTGATCGGCACGGATCGGAATGCTGGCAATGATCAAACCTTCTGGAAGATTCGCGGGCATGTCTTTCATGCTGTGAACCGCCATATCAATTTCTCCATTCAGCATAGAAAGTTCCAATTCTTTAACAAAAAGCCCTTTGCCACCGACCTTGGACAATGTCACATCAAGAATACGGTCACCTTTTGTCATGATTTTTTTTACTTCAAATTCTATCGGCAACTTTAATTCTTTTAACCGCTCGATGACCCATTTTGTTTGTGTCATTGCCAAATTGCTCGTTCTGGATCCTACAATAATTTTAGTCATCAAATTCCTCCTAGAAAAGCTCCGTTAAACAGTGTAATATAACCGCGCCCGCGGGTTCGATTTACCTTCCGAGAAGCGGGTTTTTCTTTCAAAAAAAGGTTCTCTTCAGGTAAAATCGCCCCGCTAATACTCAACTTTGTAATAGAAAAGCCTTTTACCACCAATGAAATTCTGAAAATGAGCGTGATAGAAAAATATTGATTAATAATAATAAAAAAGCCACAATGTTTATAAATGAAAGGCTTTTGCCTTGAGTATTTTTCACTACTTTCGCATATAAAAAGAAGCAGTATCCGATGACTACCATAATAGACGTGATAACTTTAGCATCCAAATAATTGAATTGGTCTATTGTGAGATGGCCCCAAATCCCACCCCATATAATGCTTAGCGACAATAGCGGCACACCAACCATTGCAAAGAAAAATGACATTCTTTCAAGCTCGGTTAAACTTCCGAACCTGCCTAGCCGTTTAATGCTTTTCTTATTTTTAAGCATTTCATACTGAATAACATACATGACTGCAAATACGAAAGAGAGCGTAAACGCCGCATAAGATAAAAAAGCCATTGCAATGTGCATAAGAAACAACTCTGTCGTCAACGTCGCCGTTATTAAAGGGGATAATTCGCTCTTAGGAGAAAAAAAGTGAAGCGACATCATTAAAAATCCGATCATATTCGCAAAGAAAACGAAAAAATCAATACGAGAAAACCAGTTAATGATTAAAGACAGCGTAATAATCATCCAAGTGACGAAATAAAACCCTTCAAAGGGGGTTAATATTGGATAACGATTTAAATCAAAAAAATAGACGACAAAAATCAAAGTTTGCAAAGCCCATACAATAGAAAGCAACCAGAAAGCAAAGCGGTTTGCCTTCCGGTTGTTTTGCAAAAAATCTATAAAATACCCGAGTAAAGAAATAGCATAGAGGATAATCGTTATTTCATAAATCCAATCGATCATATACAAAGGGCCTTGCCTCCTCTCCTAGGGGCGAAGCGGCAATTCTTTCAATGTTCCAACAGAAGCTAGCTTCTTTTTTTCGGTTGTTTCATTTTTTTTCTCAAACTGTACCTGCTGCTTTTCTTTTTCCTTCTCAACTTCTTCCTGAATCGCAAAGATTCTTACAAACATTTCCATTGCTTCTTCAGCCTTTGGCTCTGCAGCCATTTCCTTCAATCCTAAAATAGGATCTCTTAGAAGCTGGTTTACAATGCTTTTCGTATGCTTTCTTAACACTTTTATTTCTCTTTCGGATAAATCGGGAAGCTTACGCTCGATACTTGCCATCGTTTCCGATTGAATGGCGAGTGCTTTTGTCCTTAACGCGGAGATCATCGGAACAACGCCAAGCGTGTTTAACCAAGATTGAAATTCTACAACAGCTTCTTCAACCATTAATTCAATTTTTTCTGCTACTTTTTTGCGTTCCTTTAAGTTCTCTTCAACGATATGTTTTAAATCGTCAATATTGTACAAAAAGACGCTTTCGTTTTTGTCAATTTCGGGATCGAGGTCTCTGGGAACGGCAATATCAATCATGAATAAAGGCCGACCTTTACGCTTCTTTAAGGCAGGCTGGACAATGCTATTCGTTACGACGTATTCCTTTGATCCGGTCGAGCTAATGATTATATCACAGTCGGTCATTGCCTTTTGAAGTTCATGAAATGACATCGCTTGCCCTTTCAGTTGCTTAGCGAGCCGTTGAGCCCTTTCGAACGTGCGATTCATAACCGTTATTTGTTTTACACCGTTACCTCGTAAATTTTTAGCCGTTAATTCACCCGTTTCGCCTGCTCCGACAATCAGTACTTTCTTGTTCTTTAAATTCCCAAAAATCGTCTTTGCAAGGTGAACGGCTGCATAGCTGACGGAGACGGCTGACTCATCAATCCCAGTTTCATAATGCGCCTTTTTAGCCAGTGTCACTGCTTGTTTAAAGAGTTCATTGAAAATCGTCCCTGTTGTGCCTTCATCTTGCGCCAACATAAAATAGTCACGAACTTGCCCGAGGATTTGTGTCTCACCCAACACCATGGAGTCGAGCCCACAGGTGACCCTAAACAAATGCTCAATGCATGCTTCATTTTCGCGTATCGTTAAGTAAGGTGTGAACATCTCTTTATCAAGCGAAAACCAGTCAGCTAAAAATGCCTTCGTATAATAGCGGCCTGTGTGAAGCTGATCACTTACGACATATACCTCAGTACGGTTGCACGTTGATACAATCACACATTCTAAAATGCTTTTCGTATGGCGCAGTACTGATAGTGCTCGAGGCAATTCTTCGTCTTGAAAAGCCATCTTCTCCCGTATATGAATTGGGGCTGTTTTATGGTTTAAGCTAAGTACAAGAATGTGCAAAAGGATCACCCTCTACTTCGAACAAAGTCTTTACTACTAGTTTAGCATTGATTATGCAATTTCATACGATTAATTGTGAAAAGTGTTTGAATCGTATGGTATGATAAGAAAAATGCTAATACGTTTTCTTTCATCAAATTTCCTAACTTAATACCGAAGCTAGTATAACAAACAATTCGACACGAATCAAAAATCTTGGAGCGAAGACGAAGTGAGAAATCATCATATTTTCATTGGTATTCTTCTTTTGGGTGTAGGCCTATTTTTCTTTTTAGATTCTTTACATGTCACTTTTATTCAAACGCTATTAGATTGGCAGTTTATTTTAATTGTCATTGGCATTGCCTTTCTCGCACATGGATTTTTAGGAAAAGAAGCGGCTTCGTTTTTCCCTGGTACACTTCTTTTAGGATTAGGTATTCACTTTTTTGCAGCTGCAAATGTTGAATTCTGGCCAAAAAGTTGGGGAATGTACACGCTTATTGTAGGCGTCGCCTTTCTTGTTCAATACTTTAAAACGAAAAAAGGAGGCTTTTTAACCGCATGTATTCTAATTATGATTTCCCTATTAGAACTTTTTTATGCCAATTTTCAACTTATCCTTATGAAAGTTGAAACACTATTTAAAGGGTTTTGGCCAATTTTGTTAATTGGGCTTGGCCTCTACTTTTTGTTTTTCAAAAAGAAATAGAAAAAGACTAGATCAACGCCATATGATCTAGTCAAGTTTATCTGTGTAACGAATCATTTATTGGGCTTTTTCAGCAGGAGGAACAGAAACTTTTGTAGGGAATAATTGTCCGATTGCTAGAAATGGAAAGATTAAGTAACATATCATACCAATTTCAGCAATCATAAACCACGATTTCCAACTTCCTGTCGTTTCGACGACGACGGGGGCCAACAAAGCGACTAACAATGCGGCAAGCCTTGTAACCAAACCATAAAAACCCCATCCCGTCGCTTGAATATTCGGATTCACCGATTCAAGGTTCTCTGAATACATCGCCATCCATGGGGAGTAGGCTGCAGCACCCGTAAAGCCAGCCAAAAACGAAAAGACCCCAACTAAGCCTAAGTTTGTTGATGCGCTCATTCCCCAAATGATCCAGATTGGATTGAAAATAATAGCTGATAAAGCACCGACTAGTGTACAGATTTTCCTTAATCCTATTCGATCAGATATCCCACCTGCCAAAAACAATCCAATGAAAGTTCCGAGCCAATAATACATCGTAAATTTCGAACCTTCAGCCGTCGTAACATTGTACACTTCAGTAAAAAACAATGGCCCGTAGACAATCATAGTGAAATAAATTGGCAAAAAAATCACAATACCTATTGGCTGTATCCAAATTACAGGGTGAGAAAATATCCCTTTTAACCCCGTTTTTTGAGAAATCGATTCCCCTTTATCTTGATGCTTTTCTGCTGCCTCGCCTTCCTTCGGTTCAGAAACATATATTTTCGACCTGAGTTCAGGTGATAAATCACGCAAACAAACGAGAATCACAATCCAAAACATCACACAAATCGTGCCCATAATGTACAATTGCGATTGCCACGTGCCGAAAATCGGCAATGTCCATGAAGCAATAAAGTTCGCAATAAATGGACCGCCTACAGGTCCTAACGTCCAAAATGCATAAGCAACTCCTCTCCCCATTTGGGGTGAGAAATCGCGTACAAGTCCAGCGATTGGCGCAAATGCTAAGCCATCTACAATGCCCAGTAAAATTTTAATAATTAAAAACCCTTGTATCGTCGTAATGCCCGCTAATAAAAAGATAAAAATCGCTGTAAGAAAAACGCCCATCAGAACGATAATCGATCGTCCCCAACGGTCAGCGTACACACCGACAAATAATGAAACTAAAGCAGTTACAATGATCGGGATGACATTTAATTGGCCGTAAATGGCTGCCGTAATATTTAATTCTTCCAGTAACATCGGTACGATCGGTGCAAGGTTCCCTTCATAGCTGGCAATGATATTTGCAAACACAACAACCGCTAAAAGAAAAATTCGATAACGGCCTACTGGATACTTCGTTAACTCTCTTCTTTTTGCCTCCTTTTTAAATAAACCTTTCAAGCCTGTCGGGGATGTGTATGAACCGGGCATGCCAATCCCTCATTTCATATTAAGATGATGTTAGCTTTTCTTGGATGGGAACGCGAAGCCCACAGCGTAGCAGTTCTACAAAATAGTAAATATTCCGAAAAAAGAAATGAATATTTCCTTGGGCTAGTTTTATTTTACGGTACATCATATTCTGAGTAAGATTCCGCGGGCCTTCAATCACTTCGATCCAATCCGCTTTCGTTCCAGATAAGACAACATCTGCCGAACCTCTTTCCTCAAATGTCCCAATATAACCATTTACAACTTCGCCTTCTTTAATATTGAAATAGGCATAACGGTCATTTTGTCCATCATCATTTTTCATGACAAGAGCAAGCTTTATATTTAAATTTTTTTTACAATTTTCAATCCAGTTCCAATAATTGGGCTCAACACTGTTTTTACGTTCTAGGGAAGGGCCTTTTTTCATTTCTTTTTCAACTTGTTCTACCCATTCAACGCTAAAAAGTTCGTGATTCATCTGTATTCCCTCCTTGTCAAATGACGTTAAACTTCGTTCACGATCATCCTCCAGCCGCAGCCTCTGGCTCAATCGCCCGAATTTTATCCTGTAATTCTTCCGGAATAGGAAGTCCAATCATATTAAATTTCTTTTTAAGATTCGTCATCATGACATTTCTGATCATATCTCTTTCGTACCCGAGCATCGAGTAATCAACCTTTTGAGTAAATGTACTGCTCAACGTTAACATTGTTGTAACCGTATCGTAGACAATCGTTGTTAATTTCGAATCATTATGAATCAATTCTTTCAACAATCTCATCCCAAATTGAACATGGCGTGATTCGTCACGTGTTGTAGCCAAAAACCCTTTATGAAAGCCAGGAAGAACATTATTATTTTTGCAAAAGCTAAGGGTGAGTTTCATGACGCTCAATGCCAAAACGCCTTCGATCCAAAGTTGATAATTTGTTAAAGCAGAAACGAGCAATCGTTTATCATCCGGGTTTACACGAATTTGATCAACAAGATAAGCTAAAAAACCGAACGCTCCAATAAATGTTTCACTCATAAAATCAAATGATTTATCGAGGGTTTCCATCATATTCTCAGCTTCAATTCCGACTGCTTCCCGGTAAAACCGATCGAAGAAAATGGTATGCCTCGACTCATCTTCCAAATGGCTTGATAGAAAGACTTTATGCTCATCTGTCGGCATTGCTGAAATCATTGGAATGACATCTACGGCTACTTGTCTTTCACCGTGGTGAAATCCGGAAGCAATGCTTAAAAAAGCTTTTCGCTGCCCTTCTGTTAATTTTTCATTCCAGTCAATTTTATCTTGTTTAAAATCCAGCTCTTGGATTTGCCATCGTTGCTTTTCATACTTGTAATAAAGATCAAGTGGGTAATTTTTGTCTATTTTTCTTAGACCATCATGAATATAATCAAGCAGATGGTCGACATTGAAATCATGATGCAACGATTCAATATCCACTCGGTCAATCTTTTCAAAATTAACCATAGAGACTCCTCCTTTTCAAAAATGACAATCTACTTGTTCGTAGGAAAATTTGCTCGTCACCTCTCCTTTCCTTGGTTGGACTTACAAAGGAAGTGCTTTCATATCATGTATCCCGAAATACAAAATAGCCTTTAGGTGCTCTTTTGTATTGTTATTATATTCCCTTAATTTAAAATTTTCAATAAATTTTTTTATTGAAAGCTGCGGAGAAACCGCAGCCATCCTATCACTTCAATATTAATAAACTAGCTTTTTAATGGATTGCCACACAGCATCCTTCCCTTCACCTGTTTCAGCCGAAAAAGAAAGAAGCACATCATCAGGATCCATGTTTAATGTAACTTTCACTTGTTTTAAGTGTTTTTGACGTTTTCCTTTTGGAATTTTATCCGCTTTTGTAGCGATAACGATAACCGGAATCTCAAAATGTTTAAACCAATCATACATAGCAATATCGTCTTTTGTCGGTTCGTGGCGCATATCTACGATTAAGATCGCCCCACGCAGCGGTTCCCGTTCCAAAAAGTAGGTTTCAATCATTCGTCCCCAGGCTTCTCGATCCGCTTTGGATACTTTCGCATAGCCATACCCTGGGACGTCGACAAAGCACAATTCTTGGTTGATTAAATAAAAATTTAACGTTTGCGTTTTCCCAGGCTTCTGCGACGTTCTTGCGAGATTCCTTCTGTTTATCATTTTGTTGATAAAGGAAGACTTTCCTACATTCGAACGGCCGGCAAGTGCTATTTCCGGAACATTAAGTTCCGGATATTGATGAGGCTTGACAGCACTTGTCACGATCTCTGCTTCAACGACTTTCATTGCTTCTCCCCTCGATTTAACGCATACTGAAGGACTTCGTCAAGATGGGAAACTGGAATAAACGTTAAATCTTTTCTTACACTTTCGGGAATATCATCAAGATCTTTTTCATTGTCTTTCGGAAAAAGAATCGTTGTTAACCCCGCCCTGTGCGCGCTCAAGCTTTTTTCCTTTAGCCCTCCAATTGGAAGAACCCGGCCTCTTAAGGTAATTTCCCCTGTCATGCCGACTTCCTTTTTTACAGGGATTCCGGTTAATGCGGACACAATAGATGTTGCAATTGTAATTCCTGCTGAAGGGCCGTCCTTTGGTGTCGCGCCTTCAGGAACATGGATATGGATATCGTTTTTATCATGAAAATCCGCGTCTATTTTGAGCTGTTCAGCCCTTGAACGAATATAACTGAAAGCCGCTTGCGCCGACTCTTTCATGACATCGCCAAGGCTTCCGGTCAAAATCAATTTCCCTTTCCCGGGATAAATCGACACTTCAATGGAAAGCGTATCCCCTCCAGAAGGGGTATAAGCTAAGCCAGTTGCTGAACCCACTTGGTCTTCTTCTTCTGCTTGTCCGTATCGAAAGATTGGTTTTCCAAGAAATTCTTCAAGGTTATTCTCGGTGATAATGACTTTCTTTTTACCAGTTGTTATGATTTGCTTTGCTGCTTTACGGCAAAGCGAAGCAATTTGTCTTTCAAGATTACGGACCCCAGCCTCTCTTGTGTATTGGCGAATCAGCTTAACAATAGAGCCCTCGCGGATTTGCAGCATTTTTTTTTCCATCCCATGTTTTTCAAGCTGCCTAGGTATTAAATGATCTTTTGCAATATAAGTTTTTTCAACTTCAGTGTAGCCGGCAATGCTAATCACTTCCATCCGATCCAAAAGGGGTCCGGGAACCGCCCCAATATTATTGGCAGTTGTAATAAACATCACATTCGATAAGTCGTAGGGTTCTTCAATAAAATGATCACTAAACGTACTGTTTTGCTCAGGATCGAGCACTTCAAGCAAAGCAGCGGAAGGATCACCCCTGAAATCATTTGCCATCTTATCAATTTCATCCAGTAAAAAGACAGGATTTATCGTTCCAGCTTTTTTCATACCTTGGATAATTCTTCCGGGCATTGCCCCTACATATGTCCGCCTGTGTCCTCGAATTTCAGCTTCGTCACGAACGCCCCCAAGTGAAATGCGGACAAAATTTCGATTTAAGGCCTTTGCGATGGAGCGGGCAAGCGAGGTTTTTCCAACCCCTGGGGGGCCTGCAAGACAGAGGATCGGGCCTTGTAAAGATTTTGACAGCTGTTGAACGGCGATATATTCAAGCACACGTTCTTTGACTTTTGTTAATCCGTAGTGATCTTCATTCAGAACCTCTTCCGTATACTGGACATCAAGCCTGTCCTCTGTTGCTTTTGTCCATGGCAATTGGATTAGCCAGTCAAGATAATTGCGTACAACCCCGCTTTCAGCTGAACTGGACGGAATTTTTTCATACCGTTCAAGCTCCTTTAATGCTGTCTCTTTCATATGTTCAGGCATTCCAATTGATTCGATTTTTTCTCTTAAGTCAGCAACCTCTCCCGCTTTTCCTTCTTTTTCTCCAAGCTCTTTTTGGATTGCCTTCATCTGTTCACGCAAATAATACTCTTTTTGTGTTTTTTCCATTGAACGTTTTACACGTTGCCCAATTTTCTTCTCGATATCAAGAATCTTTTTCTCGTTGTTTAAGATTTGTATTAAGACGTTTAATCTTTCTTTTACATTTTCGGCATCTAATATTTGTTGTTTTTCTTGAACCTTTAATGTTAGATGTGAAGCAATAACGTCTGCTAAACGCCCCGGTTCTTCAACATCTTGAACCGATGCCAACGTTTCTGCCGATACTTTATTTGAGAGCTTGATATATTGTTCAAAAAGATCCAAGACCGTTCTCATGAGTGCTTCTTCTTCAGCATCTTTTGAAGCATGTTCTTCAATCAGTTCCACATCCGCTTCAAAATATTGTTCGGTCTCTGTAAAATTCGTTATTCTCCCTCGTTGGATGCCTTCAACAAGTACACGAATCGTCCCATTCGGAAGTTTAAGCATTTGTTTTACTTTTGCATATGTTCCCATTTTGTATATATCTGTTTCTTCCGGCTGTTCTAAAGCACTTTCTTTTTGAGCCGTCAAAAATATAAATTGATCCCCTAACATAACTGATTCAAGCGCTTGAACAGATTTTTCACGCCCAACATCAAGGTGGATAACCATCGATGGATAGACAAGCAATCCTCTTAAGGGCAATATTGGAATTCTAATTTCTTGTTTTGACATAGATCCGCACCTCCAATGAGCCATTCAAATAAAAACAATTTATAATTAATCCTTATTTTAACGTAATAAAAATGCATTTGCGAATGATAGACTTCTTCGAATATATTAACATACAATGAAAAACCCCGACTTATATCTTTCTAGTCGGGGCCCCATGTAATCCACTAACCGCCGGTACGATATTCGATTTTATCTCACCGTGATTTGGCAATAACACAAGGTCAAGAACCTCTACAAAGTCACTTACTGGTATAATTTCAATTCCTTTTATTTGCTTTAACATTTCCTGGTCGTTTTCCCTCGGGATAATCACCCGGGTCGCACCCGCTTCTTTTGCAGCTTTTACTTTTGCAAATATTCCTCCAACGGGCTTGACTTTTCCATGTATGCTGATTTCACCTGTCATCGCGGTTTTTGAATGAACGACGTTGTTGTTTATTGCTGAAACAATTGCCGTCGCCATTGCTATTCCAGCTGAAGGCCCATCTACTGGGGTCCCACCCGGAAAGTTAATATGTATATCATATTTTGAAGCGTTAATGCCTCTTTTTTGCAAAACAGTCAGGACATTTTCGACTGAGCTTTTCGCGAGACTTTTTCTGCGAATCGATTTGCTGCTATTGCCAATGCTTTCTTCTTCTACGATTCCAGTTATCGTTACTTCGCCTCTTTCACCTTTTGCTTTGCATACGGTTGCTTCAATTTCAAGAAGTGCGCCTGTATTTGGACCGTAAACTGCAAGCCCGTTTACAATTCCAACCTCCCCTTCTTCATTCACTTTCTTTTCCGGCCTCGGGGAAAGTTGGCTGGAGTAAACAACCCATTCAATATCTTCTAGCTGAATAACCTTTCTTCCATCTGCAGATGCAACACCTGCTGCAATTTGAATGACATTCACTGTTTCACGGCCGTTGCGTGTATATTTTGTTACCATGTCAACCGCCTCATCAGAGATGT
The DNA window shown above is from Pueribacillus theae and carries:
- the hemC gene encoding hydroxymethylbilane synthase, translating into MTKIIVGSRTSNLAMTQTKWVIERLKELKLPIEFEVKKIMTKGDRILDVTLSKVGGKGLFVKELELSMLNGEIDMAVHSMKDMPANLPEGLIIASIPIRADHRDAFISKKYDSLDSMPSGAIVGTSSLRRSAQILAKRPDLEIKWIRGNIETRLRKLDEENYDAIILAVAGLERMGWSNEIITEYLPVDTCLPAVGQGALAIQCRENDNKMIDILTKLNDEPTMKTVAAERAFLHTLEGGCQVPIAAYAEMTQGDAIRLTGLVGKPDGSVIISESEEGSEPSKLGKQLAKRLIERGAGTILERVKEELDK
- the lon gene encoding endopeptidase La — its product is MSKQEIRIPILPLRGLLVYPSMVIHLDVGREKSVQALESVMLGDQFIFLTAQKESALEQPEETDIYKMGTYAKVKQMLKLPNGTIRVLVEGIQRGRITNFTETEQYFEADVELIEEHASKDAEEEALMRTVLDLFEQYIKLSNKVSAETLASVQDVEEPGRLADVIASHLTLKVQEKQQILDAENVKERLNVLIQILNNEKKILDIEKKIGQRVKRSMEKTQKEYYLREQMKAIQKELGEKEGKAGEVADLREKIESIGMPEHMKETALKELERYEKIPSSSAESGVVRNYLDWLIQLPWTKATEDRLDVQYTEEVLNEDHYGLTKVKERVLEYIAVQQLSKSLQGPILCLAGPPGVGKTSLARSIAKALNRNFVRISLGGVRDEAEIRGHRRTYVGAMPGRIIQGMKKAGTINPVFLLDEIDKMANDFRGDPSAALLEVLDPEQNSTFSDHFIEEPYDLSNVMFITTANNIGAVPGPLLDRMEVISIAGYTEVEKTYIAKDHLIPRQLEKHGMEKKMLQIREGSIVKLIRQYTREAGVRNLERQIASLCRKAAKQIITTGKKKVIITENNLEEFLGKPIFRYGQAEEEDQVGSATGLAYTPSGGDTLSIEVSIYPGKGKLILTGSLGDVMKESAQAAFSYIRSRAEQLKIDADFHDKNDIHIHVPEGATPKDGPSAGITIATSIVSALTGIPVKKEVGMTGEITLRGRVLPIGGLKEKSLSAHRAGLTTILFPKDNEKDLDDIPESVRKDLTFIPVSHLDEVLQYALNRGEKQ
- the hemA gene encoding glutamyl-tRNA reductase; the protein is MHILVLSLNHKTAPIHIREKMAFQDEELPRALSVLRHTKSILECVIVSTCNRTEVYVVSDQLHTGRYYTKAFLADWFSLDKEMFTPYLTIRENEACIEHLFRVTCGLDSMVLGETQILGQVRDYFMLAQDEGTTGTIFNELFKQAVTLAKKAHYETGIDESAVSVSYAAVHLAKTIFGNLKNKKVLIVGAGETGELTAKNLRGNGVKQITVMNRTFERAQRLAKQLKGQAMSFHELQKAMTDCDIIISSTGSKEYVVTNSIVQPALKKRKGRPLFMIDIAVPRDLDPEIDKNESVFLYNIDDLKHIVEENLKERKKVAEKIELMVEEAVVEFQSWLNTLGVVPMISALRTKALAIQSETMASIERKLPDLSEREIKVLRKHTKSIVNQLLRDPILGLKEMAAEPKAEEAMEMFVRIFAIQEEVEKEKEKQQVQFEKKNETTEKKKLASVGTLKELPLRP
- the yihA gene encoding ribosome biogenesis GTP-binding protein YihA/YsxC, which gives rise to MKVVEAEIVTSAVKPHQYPELNVPEIALAGRSNVGKSSFINKMINRRNLARTSQKPGKTQTLNFYLINQELCFVDVPGYGYAKVSKADREAWGRMIETYFLEREPLRGAILIVDMRHEPTKDDIAMYDWFKHFEIPVIVIATKADKIPKGKRQKHLKQVKVTLNMDPDDVLLSFSAETGEGKDAVWQSIKKLVY
- a CDS encoding SCP2 sterol-binding domain-containing protein — protein: MNHELFSVEWVEQVEKEMKKGPSLERKNSVEPNYWNWIENCKKNLNIKLALVMKNDDGQNDRYAYFNIKEGEVVNGYIGTFEERGSADVVLSGTKADWIEVIEGPRNLTQNMMYRKIKLAQGNIHFFFRNIYYFVELLRCGLRVPIQEKLTSS
- a CDS encoding cytochrome C assembly family protein produces the protein MIDWIYEITIILYAISLLGYFIDFLQNNRKANRFAFWLLSIVWALQTLIFVVYFFDLNRYPILTPFEGFYFVTWMIITLSLIINWFSRIDFFVFFANMIGFLMMSLHFFSPKSELSPLITATLTTELFLMHIAMAFLSYAAFTLSFVFAVMYVIQYEMLKNKKSIKRLGRFGSLTELERMSFFFAMVGVPLLSLSIIWGGIWGHLTIDQFNYLDAKVITSIMVVIGYCFFLYAKVVKNTQGKSLSFINIVAFLLLLINIFLSRSFSEFHWW
- a CDS encoding MFS transporter; protein product: MPGSYTSPTGLKGLFKKEAKRRELTKYPVGRYRIFLLAVVVFANIIASYEGNLAPIVPMLLEELNITAAIYGQLNVIPIIVTALVSLFVGVYADRWGRSIIVLMGVFLTAIFIFLLAGITTIQGFLIIKILLGIVDGLAFAPIAGLVRDFSPQMGRGVAYAFWTLGPVGGPFIANFIASWTLPIFGTWQSQLYIMGTICVMFWIVILVCLRDLSPELRSKIYVSEPKEGEAAEKHQDKGESISQKTGLKGIFSHPVIWIQPIGIVIFLPIYFTMIVYGPLFFTEVYNVTTAEGSKFTMYYWLGTFIGLFLAGGISDRIGLRKICTLVGALSAIIFNPIWIIWGMSASTNLGLVGVFSFLAGFTGAAAYSPWMAMYSENLESVNPNIQATGWGFYGLVTRLAALLVALLAPVVVETTGSWKSWFMIAEIGMICYLIFPFLAIGQLFPTKVSVPPAEKAQ
- a CDS encoding ribonucleotide-diphosphate reductase subunit beta, which codes for MVNFEKIDRVDIESLHHDFNVDHLLDYIHDGLRKIDKNYPLDLYYKYEKQRWQIQELDFKQDKIDWNEKLTEGQRKAFLSIASGFHHGERQVAVDVIPMISAMPTDEHKVFLSSHLEDESRHTIFFDRFYREAVGIEAENMMETLDKSFDFMSETFIGAFGFLAYLVDQIRVNPDDKRLLVSALTNYQLWIEGVLALSVMKLTLSFCKNNNVLPGFHKGFLATTRDESRHVQFGMRLLKELIHNDSKLTTIVYDTVTTMLTLSSTFTQKVDYSMLGYERDMIRNVMMTNLKKKFNMIGLPIPEELQDKIRAIEPEAAAGG